One stretch of Brachyhypopomus gauderio isolate BG-103 unplaced genomic scaffold, BGAUD_0.2 sc57, whole genome shotgun sequence DNA includes these proteins:
- the mmp25b gene encoding matrix metalloproteinase-25: protein MMDSGFGLVCLTGVVIVFVSPVILAPPDQYSRGVDWLSRYGYLPAPDPRAGKLQTKEGIEKAIRQMQVFAGLKVTGKLDPDTLNMMSAPRCSLPDIVGTEDLLRKRRRKKRYVLSGLRWEKTSLTWSVQSYPTLYPTLKPEIVKSLMFYAFKVWGDTTNLQFQEALQNEANILISFSRSFHDDGYPFDGKGGTLAHAFFPGDVDVAGDTHFDDEETWTYGAPDGTGTDLFTVAVHEFGHALGLSHSFADPSIMRPYYQGPVGDITTYVLPMDDQQAIQALYGIKMKRPPPPPDGRTTPQLPVLPKTPPKVTVEPDPGYQDRCNGGFDAVANIRGDVFFFKGPYFWRVQRSGSLVSLSPALIRNFWIGLPPGTYNIDAVYERRTDSRIIFFIASQFWIFKDTEALPGYPRPVSDWGMRTRDGKVVQQVEAAFVWAHNGKTYLFSRGEFWRFTDSQGNTVPHPEMEYPKSASLWKGVPSNPDDIMSWGKGDTYFFKDNSYWVLKSGGLDQDVDSHKSVAVDWMFCPVPSPTKAGHSGHVECICDNRGASRFGEPGLLIFLVLFSYV from the exons ATGATGGACTCAGGATTCGGTTTGGTTTGCCTGACGGGTGTCGTGATCGTGTTTGTGTCTCCGGTAATTCTCGCACCTCCCGACCAGTACTCACGGGGTGTG GACTGGTTGAGCAGATATGGGTACCTTCCTGCTCCTGACCCACGGGCAGGAAAGCTGCAGACCAAAGAAGGCATCGAGAAGGCCATCCGGCAGATGCAGGTTTTCGCAGGCCTGAAGGTGACTGGCAAGCTTG ACCCAGACACACTGAATATGATGTCAGCTCCGAGGTGCTCACTGCCAGACATTGTAGGCACAGAGGACttgctgaggaagaggaggaggaagaagcgATACGTTCTCTCTGGGCTCCGCTGGGAAAAAACAAGCctcacatggag TGTCCAGAGTTACCCCACGCTCTACCCCACCCTAAAACCCGAAATAGTGAAATCTCTAATGTTTTATGCCTTCAAAGTCTGGGGCGACACCACCAACCTCCAGTTCCAAGAGGCCTTACAGAACGAAGCAAACATCCTCATCTCGTTCTCCCGCTCTTTCCACGACGATGGCTACCCGTTCGATGGCAAGGGTGGCACTCTCGCGCATGCCTTCTTCCCTGGAGATGTTGACGTGGCAGGGGACACGCACTTCGATGACGAAGAGACTTGGACCTACGGGGCCCCGGACGGCACCGGCACCGACCTGTTCACCGTGGCTGTCCATGAGTTCGGCCACGCCCTTGGCCTCTCCCACTCCTTTGCCGACCCCTCCATCATGCGTCCGTATTACCAAGGCCCTGTGGGAGACATCACTACCTATGTGCTTCCTATGGATGACCAGCAGGCTATTCAAGCTCTGTATG GGATCAAAATGAAAAGACCACCGCCGCCCCCTGATGGCCGAACCACACCACAACTGCCTGTGCTTCCCAAAACACCACCTAAAGTGACTGTAGA ACCTGACCCTGGCTATCAAGACCGGTGCAATGGAGGATTTGATGCAGTAGCAAATATCCGGGgagatgtgttcttttttaaag GGCCATATTTCTGGCGAGTGCAGCGATCCGGTTCCTTGGTGTCCCTCTCTCCTGCGCTCATCAGAAACTTCTGGATCGGACTCCCACCTGGCACATACAATATAGACGCCGTTTACGAGAGACGGACTGACAGCCGGATCATCTTCTTCATTG CTTCACAGTTCTGGATTTTCAAGGACACGGAGGCTTTACCTGGCTACCCCCGCCCAGTGTCTGACTGGGGCATGAGAACACGCGATGGAAAGGTGGTGCAGCAAGTGGAGGCAGCATTTGTTTGGGCCCATAATGGAAAGACCTACCTCTTTAGTAGAGGAGAATTCTGGAGGTTCACCGATAGTCAGGGAAACACAGTGCCACACCCAGAGATGGAATACCCCAAAAGTGCCTCACTCTGGAAGGGTGTTCCCAGCAACCCTGATGATATCATGAGCTGGGGGAAag GAGACACATACTTCTTCAAGGACAACTCCTACTGGGTCCTAAAGAGTGGGGGGCTGGACCAAGATGTTGACAGTCACAAATCAGTTGCAGTTGACTGGATGTTTTGCCCTGTGCCATCCCCTACCAAAGCAGGACACTCTGGGCACGTGGAATGCATCTGTGACAACAGAGGAGCTTCCAGATTTGGGGAGCCTGGATTACTCATTTTTCTTGTGTTGTTTTCATATGTTTAA